In Cupriavidus sp. D39, a genomic segment contains:
- the traI gene encoding TraI/MobA(P) family conjugative relaxase has protein sequence MIVKVPKNRRDGRSSFKDLSKYITDGIQNQAAPPTTTSWDRLTQYITQESVLDELGDEVEKTIAVEIGNVTSLATAPAEMYAVANKNARAKNPVYHYILSWPEHEKPKTEDIFEAVRHTLGALGMADHQYIAAVHANTDNIHVHVEVNRVNPQTFKAVPLGFDHKTLHRAAREVEIRFGWHHDSGLFKVVDVGGRKLVVEDASYVEDDIARVQGKAEAVGTWSGDESLQEWCARVPADPLRRVLKDNKMTSWQDVHRVLLQHGLELRDAGGGGMVVADTTGAAQSRGGQPVVVAASKA, from the coding sequence ATGATCGTGAAGGTTCCGAAGAATCGCAGGGACGGGCGCTCGTCGTTCAAAGATCTGAGCAAGTACATCACCGATGGAATCCAGAACCAGGCAGCACCGCCGACCACGACGAGCTGGGACCGGCTGACCCAGTACATCACGCAAGAATCAGTGCTAGATGAGCTTGGAGATGAAGTCGAGAAGACGATTGCCGTGGAAATTGGCAACGTCACAAGCCTGGCCACAGCCCCAGCCGAAATGTATGCGGTAGCCAATAAGAATGCCCGCGCAAAGAACCCGGTGTACCACTACATCCTTTCCTGGCCTGAGCACGAGAAGCCGAAGACGGAGGACATCTTTGAGGCGGTGCGTCACACGTTAGGCGCTCTGGGCATGGCTGACCACCAGTACATCGCCGCGGTGCATGCGAATACCGACAACATCCATGTCCATGTGGAGGTGAATCGGGTGAACCCGCAAACGTTCAAGGCTGTGCCGTTGGGCTTTGATCATAAGACCCTCCATCGAGCAGCGCGAGAGGTTGAGATCCGCTTTGGGTGGCATCACGACTCGGGACTGTTCAAGGTCGTGGATGTGGGCGGAAGGAAGCTCGTCGTTGAGGACGCGTCCTATGTGGAGGACGATATTGCTCGCGTTCAGGGTAAGGCCGAAGCAGTGGGAACCTGGTCAGGGGACGAATCGCTTCAAGAGTGGTGCGCGCGAGTTCCAGCCGACCCGCTGCGGCGTGTCTTGAAGGACAACAAGATGACCAGTTGGCAAGATGTTCACAGAGTGCTCCTGCAGCATGGTCTTGAGCTTCGAGACGCGGGCGGTGGCGGTATGGTTGTAGCAGATACGACCGGGGCAGCGCAGTCGCGCGGAGGCCAGCCTGTAGTCGTGGCCGCATCGAAAGCGT
- a CDS encoding plasmid mobilization protein, producing the protein MAFAKVDNPKTEICKLRVTKDEKAALLIKADECSMPLSEYLLAAGLKRQTRGRADVDAINLLREIAAGLKALHEVADDIHEEHLQRALDEVVQAIQRVWSEGARR; encoded by the coding sequence ATGGCATTCGCAAAGGTAGACAACCCCAAAACCGAGATCTGCAAACTGCGCGTCACAAAGGACGAGAAGGCAGCGCTTCTCATAAAGGCGGACGAATGCTCCATGCCGCTGTCTGAGTATCTGCTTGCCGCCGGCTTAAAGCGGCAAACTCGCGGTCGCGCCGATGTTGACGCTATCAATTTGCTTCGGGAGATTGCCGCCGGATTGAAGGCTCTGCACGAAGTGGCCGACGATATTCACGAAGAGCACCTGCAGCGTGCACTTGATGAGGTTGTGCAGGCGATCCAGCGTGTCTGGAGCGAAGGGGCACGGCGATGA
- a CDS encoding SprT-like domain-containing protein: MTFDSELDCAIQTGLTTSNGILTGQIRVAATPEMYGPLEKLYDVFNEKLFGGALPGCLLTLQRERRNSYGYFSRKRWVSRAGTFADEIALNPNHFAVTPLLEALQTLCHEMVHQMQSLYGKPGRRGYHNKEFARMMAEVGLQASNTGKPGGKETGESMSDYPIAGGKFLQVVEDLLASGFTIAWMDRFPPVAIVQLAAANTAAPADLGDAASEALTLASLPLSADTLAKLSVQADPSQPPSAPTRTKYTCACMTNIWGKRGILATCGICGSQFLPAKPTVADSEDDKP; encoded by the coding sequence ATGACCTTTGACAGTGAATTGGATTGTGCAATCCAAACCGGATTGACGACCTCGAACGGCATCCTGACCGGCCAGATCCGCGTAGCGGCAACACCAGAGATGTACGGGCCGCTGGAAAAGCTGTACGACGTATTCAACGAAAAACTCTTCGGCGGCGCCTTGCCGGGATGCCTTCTCACGCTGCAGCGCGAGCGCAGAAATTCTTACGGGTACTTTTCACGAAAGCGCTGGGTGAGCAGAGCAGGGACGTTCGCGGATGAGATCGCACTCAACCCAAACCACTTTGCCGTCACGCCGCTGCTCGAAGCACTGCAGACCCTGTGCCACGAAATGGTCCACCAGATGCAGAGTCTCTATGGCAAACCTGGCCGGCGCGGCTACCACAACAAAGAGTTTGCTCGAATGATGGCGGAGGTCGGCCTTCAGGCGTCCAACACCGGTAAGCCTGGTGGAAAGGAGACGGGCGAGTCGATGTCGGACTATCCCATTGCCGGCGGAAAGTTCCTGCAGGTAGTCGAGGATCTCTTAGCGTCGGGATTCACGATCGCATGGATGGACCGCTTTCCTCCGGTCGCTATCGTTCAACTAGCCGCAGCGAACACTGCCGCGCCGGCGGATCTCGGCGACGCCGCATCAGAAGCACTGACGTTGGCCAGCCTCCCGCTTTCAGCCGACACGCTTGCCAAACTCTCCGTCCAGGCTGACCCCAGTCAGCCTCCCAGCGCCCCAACCAGGACAAAGTACACCTGCGCGTGCATGACGAACATATGGGGCAAGCGGGGGATTCTTGCAACGTGTGGCATCTGTGGCAGCCAGTTCCTTCCTGCGAAGCCAACAGTCGCCGACAGCGAAGACGACAAGCCGTAG
- a CDS encoding DUF6884 domain-containing protein, translated as MFFMVGSMHLNVTHTNETLGLLAMLGVPAAARQLTLFCDEAHEPIPGRSKLTRRATLDLFALTASASTEAIASLAAKVARFASGMSRARDFGAAGHAGHAVGVDVGQLSRKAMGELAEMVATKRTPVFVDSGAYSMFRRQQADLAAGKEVVALDFGQILARYEQLAELIHEKNEAEEQLPGPLVSLPDVIGDQHGSLHLLKHHSAWIKATAQFNVLRLLVPIPRGDSYTLSHYYDAAVLAAGTDNFVVGIPTVANPWSPAEVTAFLLDRKPRAIHFLGSLHDSRLTKWLKAIVNAGMSDAIEVSADANPLRSMVLPRDGTKLAPGERCDRIIDGLSARARATELSNVFAQYGGRDQMREVLGGADFERQQRLLGLIADLSGTPQEIVRRDFGLADGPIEGDRKVEHGTEYVLRNGRWRTNAEQSQSAPSNTKIVGSERLLLVACSAAKRQGRYPAAALYTGALYGVLNKWIPAGHARPDVHILSAKHGLVNGATELETYDQRMTPQRAKELAAQGLDLSQFNGKRYREVFIAGGADYREVARAYVQQLLDAGVIAADASLESTKGGIGEIRGQLAPTCVRALSIPSDQPTPRLHLTRHRQLHRTGAT; from the coding sequence ATGTTTTTTATGGTTGGTTCGATGCACCTGAACGTGACACACACGAACGAAACGCTGGGCCTCTTGGCAATGCTCGGCGTCCCGGCTGCGGCCAGGCAATTGACGCTGTTTTGCGATGAAGCGCATGAGCCTATCCCTGGTCGGTCCAAGCTGACCCGTCGCGCCACACTGGATCTTTTCGCCCTCACGGCCAGCGCCTCTACAGAGGCTATTGCCTCCCTCGCGGCGAAGGTGGCGAGATTCGCTTCCGGCATGTCACGCGCTCGAGATTTCGGTGCCGCTGGTCATGCTGGGCATGCCGTGGGCGTGGACGTGGGCCAACTGTCCCGCAAAGCGATGGGCGAGCTCGCGGAGATGGTCGCTACGAAGCGTACCCCTGTGTTTGTGGACTCGGGCGCCTACAGCATGTTTCGTCGGCAGCAGGCTGATCTGGCCGCCGGCAAGGAAGTCGTCGCGCTCGACTTCGGCCAGATCCTCGCTCGCTATGAGCAACTGGCCGAACTGATCCACGAGAAAAACGAAGCAGAAGAGCAATTGCCGGGACCCCTCGTCTCTCTGCCTGACGTGATCGGCGACCAGCACGGTTCGCTCCATCTTCTGAAACATCATTCGGCCTGGATAAAGGCTACCGCGCAATTCAATGTCCTGCGTCTCCTTGTACCGATCCCCCGAGGCGACAGCTACACGCTCTCGCACTACTACGACGCGGCGGTATTGGCTGCGGGCACCGACAACTTCGTCGTCGGTATCCCGACGGTTGCGAATCCTTGGTCCCCTGCAGAAGTGACTGCCTTCTTGCTCGATCGCAAGCCACGGGCCATTCACTTCCTCGGCTCGTTGCATGACAGCCGGCTGACGAAATGGCTCAAGGCAATCGTCAATGCCGGCATGAGCGACGCGATAGAAGTCTCCGCTGACGCGAATCCGCTCCGTAGCATGGTCCTGCCGCGCGACGGCACCAAGCTCGCGCCGGGTGAGCGGTGTGATCGGATCATCGACGGACTCAGCGCGCGCGCTCGCGCTACGGAACTCTCGAATGTCTTTGCACAATACGGTGGCCGGGATCAGATGCGCGAGGTGCTGGGCGGCGCAGATTTCGAGCGTCAACAGCGATTGCTGGGCTTGATCGCGGATCTGTCAGGTACACCGCAGGAAATTGTGCGGCGCGACTTCGGGTTGGCAGATGGCCCGATCGAAGGCGATCGGAAGGTGGAGCACGGCACAGAGTACGTTCTGCGAAATGGCCGCTGGCGGACCAACGCAGAGCAGTCGCAATCCGCACCCTCAAACACGAAAATCGTTGGCAGCGAGCGCCTGTTGCTCGTTGCGTGCTCAGCAGCGAAGAGGCAAGGGCGATATCCAGCGGCGGCCCTCTATACCGGCGCGCTTTACGGCGTGCTCAACAAGTGGATTCCCGCCGGGCATGCGCGGCCCGATGTGCACATCCTTTCGGCCAAGCATGGACTCGTGAACGGCGCCACGGAGCTCGAGACCTATGACCAGCGCATGACGCCGCAACGCGCTAAGGAACTGGCCGCTCAGGGCCTGGATCTGTCGCAATTCAATGGGAAGCGCTACCGCGAGGTCTTCATCGCCGGCGGTGCTGACTATCGCGAGGTGGCTCGTGCATACGTCCAGCAGCTCCTGGACGCGGGAGTCATTGCCGCCGACGCCTCACTCGAATCAACGAAGGGCGGCATAGGTGAAATCCGCGGGCAACTGGCGCCTACCTGCGTTCGTGCACTTTCGATTCCCTCTGACCAACCCACGCCCCGATTGCACCTTACACGTCATCGTCAACTACACAGGACAGGAGCAACATGA
- a CDS encoding thermonuclease family protein, with protein sequence MTSLLRYVLAIIFAVFFASASAADFSGTVVAVLDGDTIDVLVDKTPIRVRLAGIDAPEKSQPFGSRSKIALSNLVYAKQVLVQDQGPDRYGRRIGFVWMDGVSINLRQVEAGMAWVYRQYTNDASFLRAETNARAIRRGLWTDTSPVPPWEYRHSTGVRTSETARPLSLLGK encoded by the coding sequence ATGACATCACTATTGCGCTACGTGCTTGCCATCATCTTTGCAGTCTTCTTTGCTTCGGCTTCCGCTGCTGACTTCTCGGGGACAGTGGTAGCCGTCCTGGATGGAGACACCATCGACGTTCTCGTGGACAAGACACCCATCCGCGTCCGCCTGGCTGGCATCGATGCCCCAGAGAAATCGCAACCCTTTGGCTCGCGCTCAAAAATTGCCCTGTCGAATCTTGTCTACGCAAAGCAGGTCCTCGTTCAGGACCAGGGGCCGGACCGCTATGGAAGACGCATTGGCTTCGTATGGATGGATGGCGTCTCAATCAATCTCCGCCAGGTTGAGGCCGGCATGGCATGGGTCTATCGACAGTACACGAACGATGCTTCATTTCTGCGTGCCGAGACTAACGCGAGGGCCATCCGGCGTGGCCTGTGGACCGATACGAGCCCTGTACCACCCTGGGAGTATCGGCATTCAACAGGCGTACGCACTAGCGAGACTGCTCGACCGCTCTCCCTTCTGGGGAAATGA
- a CDS encoding alpha/beta hydrolase — MSRREIFGRALAILALGVASHLSLAQVPPDLDEKLKALERVVDPSSTAALYVPLLKAQSYSGVRVSRDLNYGPADSQRLDLFVPATALQSSRAVLIFVHGGGFVRGDKHASDSPFYDNVMLWAASRGLIGVNLNHRMAPQNSWPAGTEDLGLAVRWVQENIAARGGDPKRVFLVGHSSGAVLGASYVAHPQFYGPVGVGLAGAAFLSATIFDPATAEISPALKAYFGDDVSRYAERSSVPGLQQTPLPLMVATAELDPVAVERQALQLQDALCKANRCPTFTRFPGQNHFSEVFSINSPDDTVGTGILAFIRGVR; from the coding sequence ATGAGCCGTCGAGAAATTTTCGGGCGCGCCCTGGCGATCCTGGCCTTGGGCGTCGCCAGTCACCTATCCCTGGCGCAGGTGCCGCCCGATCTTGACGAAAAGCTCAAGGCGCTGGAACGAGTCGTTGACCCGTCGAGCACCGCCGCCCTGTATGTGCCGCTGTTGAAGGCACAGTCTTATTCGGGAGTGCGTGTCTCGCGGGATCTGAACTACGGGCCGGCAGACAGCCAGAGGCTGGACCTGTTCGTACCCGCGACCGCGCTCCAGTCGTCGCGTGCCGTGCTGATCTTCGTGCATGGCGGCGGCTTCGTGCGCGGTGACAAACATGCGTCCGACAGCCCCTTCTACGACAACGTGATGCTATGGGCCGCGAGCCGCGGACTGATCGGCGTCAATCTCAATCACCGGATGGCACCGCAGAACTCTTGGCCAGCGGGCACCGAAGACCTGGGTCTGGCAGTGCGTTGGGTTCAGGAGAACATCGCCGCGCGGGGCGGCGACCCGAAACGGGTCTTTCTCGTGGGTCACTCGTCTGGCGCGGTGCTCGGGGCCTCCTATGTCGCCCACCCACAGTTCTATGGACCGGTTGGCGTAGGACTGGCTGGCGCGGCGTTTCTTTCGGCGACCATCTTCGACCCCGCTACCGCCGAGATTAGCCCGGCGCTCAAGGCATATTTCGGCGACGACGTCAGCCGGTACGCGGAACGCTCGTCAGTGCCCGGACTTCAGCAGACACCGTTGCCACTCATGGTGGCAACCGCGGAACTCGATCCCGTCGCCGTGGAGCGCCAGGCGCTGCAACTCCAGGACGCGCTCTGCAAAGCCAACCGCTGTCCAACATTCACACGCTTCCCGGGACAGAACCACTTCTCCGAGGTTTTTTCGATCAACAGCCCCGACGATACAGTGGGCACGGGAATACTTGCGTTCATTCGCGGCGTTCGATAG
- the istA gene encoding IS21 family transposase: MTIGAEREAQILRYYHVEKWRCGTIARQLGVHHDTVRRVLAQAGLPRHGPVRGSLIEPYLPFIRQTLEKFPTLTARRLWEMVRQRGYKGGADHFRHLVAMHRPRPVAEAFLRLRTLPGEQCQCDWAHFGHLEIGRSRRPLMAFVMVLSYSRDIYLRFFLDARMENFLRGHVGAFTHWGGLGKVILYDNLKSAVLERQGDAIRFHPTLLAFAAHYRFEPRPVAVARGNEKGRVERAIRYVRDSFFAARKFADLDDLNAQAEQWCRTLAADRRCPEDQAVTVREAFAMEQPLLLALPDNPYPVEEQVEVKVGKTPYVRFDLNDYSIPHTHVRRTLTVRADPEQVRVLGGAEVIARHRRSYDRGEQIELPAHIEELEARKHQARQHRGVNSLTRAVPASQALLTRAAERGENLGALTNALLRVLDRYGAAELQAAIDEALAKGVAHMNAVRLALERRRAARGEPPPVAMELPEHVRRKDTPVQPHRLDTYDQLTRSRDDDLERE, from the coding sequence TTGACTATAGGAGCTGAACGAGAGGCGCAGATCCTGCGCTACTACCACGTCGAGAAATGGCGCTGCGGCACCATTGCGCGCCAGCTTGGCGTGCATCACGACACCGTGCGACGGGTGCTGGCGCAAGCCGGGCTGCCGCGGCACGGGCCGGTGCGCGGCTCGCTCATCGAGCCATATCTGCCATTCATCCGCCAGACGCTGGAGAAGTTCCCCACGCTGACGGCCCGCCGGCTGTGGGAGATGGTGCGCCAGCGCGGGTACAAAGGCGGGGCGGACCACTTCCGACATCTGGTTGCGATGCACCGGCCGCGCCCGGTGGCCGAGGCATTCCTGAGGCTGCGCACGCTGCCAGGCGAACAATGCCAATGCGACTGGGCCCACTTCGGCCACCTGGAGATAGGCCGGTCCCGTCGGCCGCTGATGGCCTTCGTGATGGTGCTGTCGTACTCGCGCGACATTTACCTCCGCTTCTTCCTGGATGCGCGCATGGAGAACTTCCTGCGTGGCCACGTTGGCGCCTTCACCCACTGGGGCGGGCTCGGCAAGGTCATCCTCTATGACAACCTGAAGAGTGCTGTGCTCGAGCGCCAGGGCGATGCGATCCGCTTCCATCCGACGCTGCTGGCGTTTGCCGCGCACTACCGGTTCGAGCCTCGCCCGGTGGCGGTGGCACGGGGCAATGAGAAGGGGCGCGTCGAACGGGCCATCCGCTACGTGCGCGACAGCTTCTTTGCTGCGCGCAAGTTCGCAGACCTGGACGATCTGAATGCGCAGGCTGAGCAATGGTGCCGCACCCTGGCGGCAGACAGGCGATGTCCGGAAGATCAGGCGGTGACGGTACGCGAGGCCTTCGCCATGGAGCAGCCGCTGTTGCTGGCATTGCCAGACAATCCGTATCCCGTGGAGGAGCAGGTTGAGGTCAAGGTCGGCAAGACCCCCTACGTGCGCTTCGACCTGAACGACTACTCGATCCCGCACACGCATGTGCGCCGCACGCTGACGGTACGCGCCGATCCGGAACAGGTCCGGGTATTGGGTGGGGCCGAGGTGATTGCCCGGCATCGCCGCAGCTACGACCGCGGCGAGCAGATCGAACTGCCGGCGCACATTGAAGAACTCGAAGCTCGCAAGCACCAGGCCCGCCAGCACCGGGGCGTCAACAGCCTGACCCGGGCCGTGCCGGCCAGCCAGGCGCTGCTCACGCGCGCCGCCGAGCGCGGCGAGAACCTCGGTGCGCTCACCAACGCACTGCTGCGTGTGCTCGACCGGTACGGGGCGGCCGAGTTGCAGGCCGCCATCGACGAAGCGCTCGCCAAGGGCGTGGCCCACATGAACGCCGTGCGTCTGGCGCTGGAGCGCCGCCGCGCCGCGCGGGGCGAGCCGCCACCGGTGGCCATGGAGCTGCCCGAACACGTGCGCCGCAAGGACACGCCCGTGCAGCCGCATCGGCTTGATACCTACGACCAACTGACCCGGAGCCGTGATGATGACCTTGAACGCGAATGA
- the istB gene encoding IS21-like element helper ATPase IstB — MMTLNANEILRARAQALRLNGLLEHWAEVDGADWVAPLIQWEEDERGHRSLQRRVRAAKLGRFKSLSDFDWQWPERIDRVAIEELMTLAFLKEATNVVLIGPNGVGKSTLAQNLAHQALLQGHTVLFTSAGQMLGELAALDSDSALRKRLNRYASPDMLLIDEVGYLSYGNRHADLLFELISRRYEARSTIVTTNKPFAAWSEVFPNAACVVSLVDRLVHRAEVISIEGESYRLKEARERAEQRTSKRSRARAEKRP, encoded by the coding sequence ATGATGACCTTGAACGCGAATGAAATCCTGCGCGCACGCGCGCAAGCGCTACGCCTGAACGGACTGCTGGAACACTGGGCCGAGGTGGACGGCGCCGACTGGGTGGCGCCGCTCATCCAGTGGGAAGAGGACGAGCGTGGCCACCGCTCGCTGCAGCGACGCGTGCGGGCTGCAAAGCTGGGCCGGTTCAAATCCCTGAGCGACTTCGACTGGCAATGGCCCGAGCGCATCGATCGCGTAGCCATCGAGGAACTGATGACGCTCGCCTTCCTCAAGGAAGCGACCAACGTGGTGCTCATCGGCCCGAATGGCGTGGGAAAGTCCACCCTTGCGCAGAACTTGGCGCACCAGGCGCTGCTGCAGGGGCATACGGTGCTGTTCACCTCCGCCGGGCAGATGCTTGGCGAGTTAGCCGCGCTTGACAGTGATTCCGCTTTACGCAAGCGTCTGAACCGCTATGCCTCGCCGGACATGTTGCTCATTGACGAGGTCGGATATCTGTCCTACGGCAACCGCCACGCCGACCTGCTGTTCGAGTTGATCAGCCGCCGCTATGAGGCCCGCAGCACAATCGTCACCACCAACAAACCGTTTGCAGCCTGGTCGGAGGTGTTCCCCAACGCTGCCTGCGTGGTCTCGCTGGTTGACCGGCTGGTGCATCGCGCCGAAGTGATCTCGATTGAGGGGGAATCTTACCGGCTCAAGGAAGCACGCGAACGCGCCGAGCAGCGCACCAGCAAACGAAGCAGGGCCCGCGCGGAGAAACGGCCATGA
- a CDS encoding DUF3717 domain-containing protein, with translation MSADVRALAEVWGIMIYYGMTEIDLDSITIHAREALARWTD, from the coding sequence CTGTCTGCTGATGTACGCGCCCTTGCGGAGGTTTGGGGCATCATGATCTATTACGGCATGACCGAGATTGACCTGGACAGCATTACCATTCACGCTCGCGAAGCGTTGGCACGTTGGACCGATTAA